The segment AGACCCCGAGTGCCTTCGCCAGATCCAGGAGGAAGGCCTCCAGGGCGCTAGGCTTCAGGGCCAGGCGGTGGTCGGCCACGCTCCCCAGTAGGCTTCCCCCGCTTTCCACGGCGTAGATGCGGTTCATGGGGGGAAGGCGCCTTCCGCTTAGGGCCGCCCACCAAAGGTACCCGGCGGGGTGCTCGTGCAGGTCCACGTCCAGGAGGAGGACCACCTCCGCCTTTTCCGGGGCGTAGACGGGCCAGGCCCGCTGGCCGAAGAGGAGCTCCGCCCCCAAGTAGACGTTCTCCAGGCTCCAGGCCTCAAAGCGGGCCACCCTGAGGTTGGGAAATTGGGCCTGGGCCCTTTGCAGAAGGGCCTCGAGGCCAGGTGAGGTGGTGCGGGGGAGGACGAGGAGGGTCTCCCCTTCCCCCAGCGCCTTCCGCCAGGCGGCAAAGAAGCCTTTCCAGTCAGGGGCTTTCCCCTTACGGGCCGGATCGTAAAGGGCATAGAGGCCCGCCAGGGGATAAGGGCTCATGGCCCCTTCTAGGGGGGACAGGAAGAGAGGGCGCTCCTGGTAGTGGCGCACCAGGACGGGCTCGGCCACCCCAGCGTGGGCAATGGCGGTGGCGAAGGCCGTCCTCCCCCCCTCCACCACCCACTCCGGCTGGCGCACGTAGGGTACCCCCTTGCGCCGCACCACCGGGGTACAAGCGGCGAGGGTGAGAAGTCCTAGGGCCAGAAACCCCCGTCGGCTCACGGGGCCAAAGGGGAACTCCTCCCGAAAAAGCTCCTTCTCTAGGGATTCCTTGTAACCGCGCTCGGGCATCTCCCCTCCTATCGGTGGCAGGTGCTGCAGCTCGTCAGGGCCTCGGGGGGGCGCACATGGTAAAGGGCCTTAAGCCGGGCCCCCAAGGCGGGATCGGGTTGGTAGGCCATGTTGAAAACCTCCTCCCTGGGCCTTAGGCGGGCCTCGGGGCGGCGGTGGCAGTCCAGGCAGAACTTCATGGTGAAGGCCTGGGGCTGGTAGACCACGGGCATCTGGTCCACCCGGCCGTGGCATTCGGCACACCCCACGCCCTTGGCCACATGGGCCGCATGGTGGAAGTAGACGAAATCCGGAAGGTTGACCACCCGGTTCCAGCGGATGGGCTCCCCCGTCTCCCAACTCTTCCGCACCAGGGCCAGGTTGGGGCTTTGCGGCCTGACGTAGGTGTGGCAGGTCA is part of the Thermus islandicus DSM 21543 genome and harbors:
- a CDS encoding cytochrome c3 family protein, whose product is MRRRNRWVKTLFWGSVLGVAALLLVVFSGVAVGAFEQRTLSVPQPVPFSHALHAGGLGLSCRYCHAAVEHAAYAGLPPTETCMTCHTYVRPQSPNLALVRKSWETGEPIRWNRVVNLPDFVYFHHAAHVAKGVGCAECHGRVDQMPVVYQPQAFTMKFCLDCHRRPEARLRPREEVFNMAYQPDPALGARLKALYHVRPPEALTSCSTCHR